The Geoalkalibacter sp. genome includes the window GGCGGGCTCGGCCGAGGAAGCCCTGCGTCTTGCGCAGGGCGCGCAACCCCAACTGATACTTCTCGACGACGATCTGCCGCCTGCGGGAGGCGCCGCCTTCTGTCGAAGCCTTCGCGCCGATTCGCGACTGGCCGATGTTCCGGTGCTTCTCATGGCCACGGGAACCCACCATCAGGAAATCGAGCTGTGCCGCGACCGGCAATGCCAGAAAATCCTCTTCAAACCGGTCTCGCGACAGGATCTGCTCGACACCCTGCGCGCCTATCTCGCCCTGCTGCCCCTGGTGCCGCGCCCGCCGCGCCTTGCCCAGCGTCTCGAGGTGCGTTTCGGCCGCGCCGGACGCCTGACTCGGCAGGGCATGTCCATCGACCTGAGCACTGGGGGTTTGTTTTTGCACGCCGCCGCGGATGTCACCACGGGCACCCTTTTGTCCATCGCCCTGCACCTGCCCGACCGCCAGCCCCCCCTGGCCTGCCGCGCCCGTGTCGCCTGGAT containing:
- a CDS encoding PilZ domain-containing protein encodes the protein MTPARILVAAPHAQTLRESLAALTEADALPAGSAEEALRLAQGAQPQLILLDDDLPPAGGAAFCRSLRADSRLADVPVLLMATGTHHQEIELCRDRQCQKILFKPVSRQDLLDTLRAYLALLPLVPRPPRLAQRLEVRFGRAGRLTRQGMSIDLSTGGLFLHAAADVTTGTLLSIALHLPDRQPPLACRARVAWINQPESALKPRYPQGLGLQFLDLSPADRERLELFLRQDAPETFPATGEKNLDMG